The sequence GCCACCCGGCATGTTCCTGCCGGTGTCGCTCGGTGCTTTGTCCTTGCGTGTCTTTCGCCAAACGTTCACATGTCGCTGGTCGCCGGTGATTGCTCGGTGCGTCGGGTAGCCAGTTCAAGAGCCTGCTTGAACGCCTCCAGCATGCTGCGTTCGTCAGCGATACCCGTCCCAGCAATGTCAAACGCGGTGCCGTGGTCCACCGAAGTGCGGATGACGGGCAAGCCAACGGTGACGTTCACGCCTGCTTCCAGGCCCATGACCTTGACCGGTCCGTGTCCCTGGTCGTGGTACATCGCAACCACCACATCGAAGTCGCCCCGGCCGGCGCGGAAGAACAAGGTGTCGGCAGGAAGAGGACCTTCCACATCCCAGCCGCGCTCCTGGAGTACCTTCACTGCCGGGATAATTTTTTCCTCTTCCTCTCCGTACCCGAAGAGACCGTTCTCGCCTGCGTGAGGATTGATGCCGCAAACGCCGATGCACGGATTCGAGATGCCGGCACGTACGAGCGTTTCATGAGCGCGCTCAATCGTGCGTTGGACAAGGCCCGGTTCAATTTTGCGAATCGCGTCAAGCAGACCGATGTGCGTCGTCACGTGAATGACTCGTAGATTGGGCGCGACAAGCATCATTGACACTTCTTCGATGCCCGTCAGGTGAGCGAGCATTTCAGTATGTCCAGGGAAAATGTGGCCGCCAGCGTGCAGAGCTTCCTTGTTCAGCGGCGCCG comes from Burkholderia pyrrocinia and encodes:
- the pdxA gene encoding 4-hydroxythreonine-4-phosphate dehydrogenase PdxA codes for the protein MNNRPIIGITMGDAAGVGPEIIMKSLAHASVYEQCRPVVIGDAARLRDAGRRAGVSLDVRAINEPSEGQFKHGVVDCIDMKLIPADLPYGKLSSVAGDAAYQYIARTVELTTKGELDAICTAPLNKEALHAGGHIFPGHTEMLAHLTGIEEVSMMLVAPNLRVIHVTTHIGLLDAIRKIEPGLVQRTIERAHETLVRAGISNPCIGVCGINPHAGENGLFGYGEEEEKIIPAVKVLQERGWDVEGPLPADTLFFRAGRGDFDVVVAMYHDQGHGPVKVMGLEAGVNVTVGLPVIRTSVDHGTAFDIAGTGIADERSMLEAFKQALELATRRTEQSPATSDM